The sequence CTCATCATACTTCAGCGCCTTGCTGCCGTTATACTCAGCCAGCACACGCGTCATGGCGGCCGTCAGCGTGGTCTTGCCATGATCCACGTGGCCGATCGTGCCGATGTTCACATGCGGCTTGGTTCGCTCAAACTTCTGCTTGCCCATTGGTTTTCGTCCCTGTCAAAGGTCTCTGCGCTGAGTTGATAATCCGAACTTGGTCAGGCTCGTGCCAACTGCTTGCCCTGTGCCCGAGCGAGAAGCTCTTCAGCTACGTTCCGTGGAACCTCGTCATAGTGGGAAGGCTCCATGCTGAACGAGGCACGGCCCTGTGTGGCGCCGCGAATATCGGTTGCATATCCAAACATCTCGGCCAACGGCACCAGGGCACGTATCGTCTGGATGGCGCCTGGGCCGGGTTCCATTCCTTCAACCCGGCCGCGGCGACGGTTCAGGTCTCCGATCACATCGCCCATAAAGCTCTCGGGTGTTACGATCTCCAGAGACATTATCGGCTCCTTAAGGTAAGAGCGTCCCTTGCGAAGCGCCTCCCGCATTGTTTGAGACGCAGCTACCTTGAAGGCTATCTCCGACGAGTCGACATCGTGGTACGAGCCATCGACCACGGCAACCTGGAGATCTACCACGGGATAGCCGGCAATAACGCCACTTTCGAGCGCCTCGCGAACGCCCTTTTCAATCGCCGGGATAAACTCCTTCGGGATGCTGCCACCGATGACCTTGTTCACGAATACGAAGCCCTGACCACTCTCCAGCGGCGACACTTCCAGCTCGCAATCACCGTATTGGCCGGAACCGCCGGTTTGTCGCTTGAACGGCACACGCGCCAGCGCCTTGGAGTGGATGCTTTCGCGGTATGCCACCTGAGGCGCACCGTAGTTGGCCTCCACGCCATATTCGCGCTTCAGGATGTCGATTTTGATATCCAGCTGCAGCTCGCCCATTCCGCTCAAGATCGTCTGCCCGGTTTCATAGTCGGTATTTACGCGGAAGGTTGGGTCCTCATTGGCAAGCTTCTGCAGCGCGATGGCAAGCTTATCCTGATCCACCTTCGTCTTCGGCTCGATCGCGATGGATATGACGGGGTCGGGAAATGTGATGCTTTCCAGCAGCACAGGGTGCTTCTCGGCACACAGCGTGTCGCCGGTTTGCGAATACTTGAGACCGACGATTGCGGCGATATCTCCGGCGAATACCTCCTCAACATCCTCCCGGCTGTTGGCATGCATCCGAACGATTCGACCAACGCGCTCCTTGCGCGCCTTCGAGGCGTTCAATACCGTGTTGCCACAGGCCAGCGTTCCGGAATAGACGCGAAAAAACGTGAGCAGACCGTATTTATCGGTCGCCAGTTTAAATGCAAGCGCGCTGAACGGCTCCTCATCCGATGGCAGTCGTGTGATCACTTCGCCGTTGTTCGGGTTGGTGCCGGGTATGCCTTCCACATCATTCGGGGCGGGCAGGTAAGCCACGACGGCATCGAGCAGCAGCTGTACGCCCTTGTTTTTGTAGGCAGAGCCGCACAGAACGGGAACGATTGCGCCAGCCACGGTGCCTTTGCGCAGCGAGTGGCGGATTTCGTCGGCAGAGATCGGCTGACCGTCGAGGTACTTCTCGATCAATCCCTCGTCTA is a genomic window of Armatimonadota bacterium containing:
- the tuf gene encoding elongation factor Tu (EF-Tu; promotes GTP-dependent binding of aminoacyl-tRNA to the A-site of ribosomes during protein biosynthesis; when the tRNA anticodon matches the mRNA codon, GTP hydrolysis results; the inactive EF-Tu-GDP leaves the ribosome and release of GDP is promoted by elongation factor Ts; many prokaryotes have two copies of the gene encoding EF-Tu); this encodes MGKQKFERTKPHVNIGTIGHVDHGKTTLTAAMTRVLAEYNGSKALKYDE
- the fusA gene encoding elongation factor G, producing MARQYSLEKTRNIGIAAHIDAGKTTCTERILFYTGRTHKIGEVHEGAATMDWMVQEQERGITITSAATTCFWDEHRINIIDTPGHVDFTVEVERSLRVLDGVVAIFCAVGGVQPQSETVWRQANRYKVPRIAFINKMDRMGANFYSVVEKMRDRLGANAIPIQLPIGAESGFTGVIDLIAMESHIYLDDLGLNVETGPIPAELQELANEHHTRLVEAVADVDEGLIEKYLDGQPISADEIRHSLRKGTVAGAIVPVLCGSAYKNKGVQLLLDAVVAYLPAPNDVEGIPGTNPNNGEVITRLPSDEEPFSALAFKLATDKYGLLTFFRVYSGTLACGNTVLNASKARKERVGRIVRMHANSREDVEEVFAGDIAAIVGLKYSQTGDTLCAEKHPVLLESITFPDPVISIAIEPKTKVDQDKLAIALQKLANEDPTFRVNTDYETGQTILSGMGELQLDIKIDILKREYGVEANYGAPQVAYRESIHSKALARVPFKRQTGGSGQYGDCELEVSPLESGQGFVFVNKVIGGSIPKEFIPAIEKGVREALESGVIAGYPVVDLQVAVVDGSYHDVDSSEIAFKVAASQTMREALRKGRSYLKEPIMSLEIVTPESFMGDVIGDLNRRRGRVEGMEPGPGAIQTIRALVPLAEMFGYATDIRGATQGRASFSMEPSHYDEVPRNVAEELLARAQGKQLARA